GAACCGTCCCATCGGGCCCAACCCGGTGAACATCAATTGACCATGGTCCACCATCACTCCGGCCACATCTTCTGACCGGACCGCTTCCGCCTCCCCGCCAACGACGATGTCGATGGACCGCCAACGCCCGCCGAACTCCCCCGGCGGCATGGGGACTCCAATCACTTTCAAGCCCTGGCCCGCGGGCAGGTCTCCCGCGACCACCGCCCACAGGCCGTTGTACTTCACGACCCCCAATCCCCTTCCATGCTCCAGCGCCAGCCGCGCCCGCTCCGTGTGCGGAATCCGCGCGGACAACACCTCCGCTCGCGCGTCGAAGCCCCGCTCCTTCGCGAACCCCTCGAAGTGCGCCGCGGCGTCCGCCGGGTCCTTCCGGTCGAAGAGGAAGCGCGGGTCGAACTCGCGGTCGTAGGCCTGGCCCGCCGCGTCCGCGTCCGGCCCGGTGATGCGCAGGTCGTGCTCCGCCGGCGCCTTCTTCCGGGGCGACGCCGGCTCCGCGTCATGCCGCCAGAAGCGCCCCAGGCCTGGATCCAGGATGAGCAACACCCCTTCCGGCAGATCCACCTCTCCCAGCACTACCGGCTTCGGCGTCTTCACGGCTCGCGTCATGGGCATCACCCTATGCGACCCCACGGCCTGCCGGACGAGCCTTCGCCGGGACTGGCGGTCTTCAACGCTGACGCTTCAAGGCATGGCGCGGGCCTATGCTCCCGCGCCATGCCGTCGCATCCCTATGTCGTGAGGGCCGTGCAGTCCCAGGACGAGCTGGAGCAGGTGCTGGCCCTGCAGCGCCGCAACCTGCCTCCGTCGCTATCGCCTGAAGAGCAGCAGGCCCAGGGCTTCGTCACCGTCCAGCATGACCTGGCCACGCTGCTGCACATGCATGCGCTGGAGCCCAGCGTCATCGCCATGCAGGGCTCGGAGGTCGTGGCGTACGCGCTGGTGATGCCTCGCGAGTGCCGCGCTTGGGTCCCCGTCCTGGACCCGATGTTCGCGCTCCTCGAAGGGCTCGAACACCGGGGCCGGCCGCTGAAGGACCAGCGCTTCTACGTGATGGGGCAGGTGTGCGTGGACAAGGCCCACCGGGGGAAGGGCCTCTTCGACGCGCTCTACCACCAGCACCGCGAGCAGCTTCGCTCGCGCTTCGACTGCGTGGTGACGGAGGTCTCGGTGCGCAACACCCGCTCCCTGCGCGCGCACGCGCGGGTCGGGTTCGAGACCGTCCACACCTACCGCGACGCCAGCGACACCTGGGCCGTGGTGCTCTGGGACTGGGGCGCGGGCACGTCGCGCTGAAGCACGTTGTCCGCGCGCACCGGCGTGGGGCGGTTCGCCATCCGCTTGTGGTGCAGGCCGGACAGCTTCAGCGCCAGCTCCGGACCGGTGACACCCTTGGGGATGTAGCCGTCCGCACCGGACGCGCGCACCAGCTCGCGCAGCCGCGACTCGTCCATGGACGAGTACAGGATGAAGAGCGTGTCCGGACCCGCGAACTGGCGCACCACGCCCAGGATGCGGTCGCCGCTCAGCGCCGGGATGTTCACGTCCAGGAGCACGATGTCCGGCTGCTCGGTCCGCAGCAGGTTGGCCACACCCAGCGCCGCGCGCGTGGTGACGACCTCGAAGCCGTAGCGGCTGATGGAGCGCTCCACCAGCTCCAGCACGAGTGGGTCATCATCCACCACAAGCGCCTTCAACTTGCCTTCCGCCATCGCGTCTCCGCCTTTCAAGACCCCGGGGGAAAGGTCTGAAGTGCATTACGTCCAGGTATGCTGTGCAATATACGCCATACCTGTATTCATGCACAATGCCCCCAAGCCTGAAGACCTGGGAGACCTGTACTTTGAGTACGGATTTCCGCTCTCCAAGTCGCGCGAGGGTGGGGAAAAAGGGTCCTACGCCGCAGGGGCGGCGGCGACCCCCAAACCAACACCGTCAGTGAAAACAGGAGGCTTCGCGCGGGTGGGAGGACGGGCTTCGAAGCGGCCTTCGGCGCGGGCGCGGCAGTTGTCGCAGCGGGCGCAGTCGTCCTCCAGCGGCTCCTCGAACCAGGTGCCCAGCACCTTCCAGCGGCACGCGGTGGTGCTCCCGTAGCGCATCATCGCGTCCAGGCGCTCGTGGTCATTCTGGTGGCGGTCCTCGTACGCGCGCAGGTACGCATCCAGCTCCTCGGGTGATTCGAACGCGCGCAGCTGCTTCACGCCTCGCGCGCCCTTCTCCAGCACGCCCGCGGCCACCAGCTGCGCCACCAGCACGCGGGTGCGCTTGTCGCCCAGTCCGCTCGCTTCGGACAAACGCTTGAGGGCCACGGCCTTGCCTTGCGCGCACAGCGTGTTCGCGGCCTGGTAGAGGCGCTGGCTCTCGTCGCGGCGCGGGTACTTGCCGCCCAGGAAGAAGCCCTGGATGCGCCGGTCCTCCAGCCGGTACAGCAGCGCCGCCTTCGCGGGGAGCCCATCTCGGCCCGCGCGGCCCGCCTCCTGGTAGTAGCTCTCCAGCGAGTCGGGGAAGTGGTAGTGCACCACGAGCCGCAGGTCCGGCTTGTCGATGCCCAGGCCGAAGGCCTTCGTCGCCACCACCACCGGAGTGGTGCCGTCCATGAAGTGGCGCTGGTTCTCCTCGCGCTCGGCGGCCTTGAGCTTGCCGTGGTAGCGGCCCGCCTCCAGTCCTTCCGCGCGCAGCCATCGCCACAGCTCGTCCGCCTTGCGCACGGTGGCCGTGTAGACGATGGCGCTGCCGTCGTTGGCGCGCAGCAGCTCCAGCAGCTTCTGGCGCTTGAGCTCCGGGTTCACCGTGCGGTGGACCTCCAGCGTGAGGTTTTCGCGCTGGATGCCGGTGCGCACCACCACCGGGTCCTCCATCCCCAGCTGCGTGCGGATGTCCTCGCGCACGCGGGGCGTGGCGGTGGCCGTGAGCGCGAGCACCCGGGGGCGCCCCAGCGCGCGGATGGCGTCCCCCAACGCGAGGTACGCGGGCCGGAAGTCGTGGCCCCACTGCGAGACGCAGTGCGCTTCGTCCACCACGAAGAGGCTTACGTTCGCGCGCTTGAGCAGCGCCAGCCGCTCCGGGTTCTCCAACTGCTCGGGGGTGACGTAGATGAACTCGTGCTCGCCCCGGCGGATCTCCTTCTGGAGCGCCTTCAGCTCACCGGCCTTCAGCGTGGAGTCCAGCTTCGCCGCGTCCAGGTCGTAGCGCTCCGTGAGGTGTTCACGCTGGTCGTGCATCAGCGCGAGCAGCGGGCTCACCACCAACGTGGCGCCGGGCACGAAGAGGGCGGGCAGTTGGAAGGTGAGGCTCTTGCCCGCGCCCGTGGGCAGCACGCCCATCACGTCACGCCCCGCGAGCACCGCCTCGATGATGTCCCGCTGGCCCGGCCGGAAGTCCTCCACG
The sequence above is drawn from the Corallococcus sp. NCRR genome and encodes:
- a CDS encoding RecQ family ATP-dependent DNA helicase gives rise to the protein MTTATQDRSPLWPQLEQEARERFGVEDFRPGQRDIIEAVLAGRDVMGVLPTGAGKSLTFQLPALFVPGATLVVSPLLALMHDQREHLTERYDLDAAKLDSTLKAGELKALQKEIRRGEHEFIYVTPEQLENPERLALLKRANVSLFVVDEAHCVSQWGHDFRPAYLALGDAIRALGRPRVLALTATATPRVREDIRTQLGMEDPVVVRTGIQRENLTLEVHRTVNPELKRQKLLELLRANDGSAIVYTATVRKADELWRWLRAEGLEAGRYHGKLKAAEREENQRHFMDGTTPVVVATKAFGLGIDKPDLRLVVHYHFPDSLESYYQEAGRAGRDGLPAKAALLYRLEDRRIQGFFLGGKYPRRDESQRLYQAANTLCAQGKAVALKRLSEASGLGDKRTRVLVAQLVAAGVLEKGARGVKQLRAFESPEELDAYLRAYEDRHQNDHERLDAMMRYGSTTACRWKVLGTWFEEPLEDDCARCDNCRARAEGRFEARPPTRAKPPVFTDGVGLGVAAAPAA
- a CDS encoding GNAT family N-acetyltransferase; translated protein: MPSHPYVVRAVQSQDELEQVLALQRRNLPPSLSPEEQQAQGFVTVQHDLATLLHMHALEPSVIAMQGSEVVAYALVMPRECRAWVPVLDPMFALLEGLEHRGRPLKDQRFYVMGQVCVDKAHRGKGLFDALYHQHREQLRSRFDCVVTEVSVRNTRSLRAHARVGFETVHTYRDASDTWAVVLWDWGAGTSR
- a CDS encoding response regulator codes for the protein MDDDPLVLELVERSISRYGFEVVTTRAALGVANLLRTEQPDIVLLDVNIPALSGDRILGVVRQFAGPDTLFILYSSMDESRLRELVRASGADGYIPKGVTGPELALKLSGLHHKRMANRPTPVRADNVLQRDVPAPQSQSTTAQVSLASR